tcctcttctcctcatccccctcttcctctcactgttACCTGGCCCAGGCTCAAAAGTGGCCTCCTTGGTCTACCCACAATCCTCTCTCTTCTGTTATGTGTTAGTAAACACCATATGAGGAGATAATTggcctctctctttgcctctgtcCTTCCCTGCATTACTcccacattccctccttcctctccactacctgctctccttcctgttctcccccttcctccttttttctcctgcctatctcctctttctcctccctccgaGTCCTCGCTGATCTGTATTATTAGATCATGACCCACTTTTCGAGACACCTGCTCCTTTTGCTCCATTGAGCTGCAATTGTCCCTGTTTGCTCCTCACTCTCATCACGTCTGTGCTTATTTTagtcctgcacctcctcctgcacctcctcctgcactttgtctgctcctcctgctccttctcgacctcctgcacctcctctgctcctcctgctccttctcgacctcctgcacctcctctgctcctcctgctccttcccgacctcctgcacctcctctgctcctcctgctccttttcGACTACCTGCAcctcctctgctccttctcGACCTCCTACAGCTCTTCCTTACTTCTCCTTTTGGACTTGTTGTTACCTCTTCTCTGCTCCACATCCCCCACTTTCTATTTGGCCATCTTTGGGAGAACCTCGCCTCCTGGTCACACTGACCACAATACAGAGTGGTGTTGTTTTACATGGCAACACACTTTCTTACACTGTGGGGATGTGTCACTGTGAATTGCTTGTTCACCAGCAATCATTGCCTGCTCTGCACAGTTTGTACAATTTTGCATGTTTACTGATTTAGAAATATGTTTTTGAAGGTAGGAGAAAAGGGACTGATCTCTTCCTCTTTAAGAGTTGGACAAAGGctaagacagacaggaaaatgTATCTCTCCACCTTCACTCCACCAATCCGGTCACCTGGTTCAGACGGTGACTCACCCTACCTACGTCCCCCGCCATCAGACGATTAGCACTCTAATGGCTGCTCTACCTGCTCCATCACAACAAAATACCCAGTTCCTGTGCTCTCGATGCCGCTTgaaaggtcagtgtgtgtttgtgtgtgtgtgtgggagggagggagggagggagggagggagggagggagggagggagggagggagggagggagggaggaaggaaggagggatagtCAGGGGGAAATGTCACACTGCAGAAGATCGGTataatctgtgtgtatgtgtgttttctagGAGGAAGAGGGACTGTCAGGGGTAAATGTCACATTGCTGAAGACCGATATaatctgtgtatatgtgtgtgtgtgtgtgcgtgggtgggtgtaagtgtgtgagaggACAATTGCAAGAGAAACACAGAGTGTGAGAGTATCAAGGAGataatgtatgtgtgcataacCTGTGTACGTGCGTgggagtttatgtgtgtgtaacatgaCATCTGTGAGGATGATCTGTGAAGACAGCCTGTCCCGGGTTGGCTTCAGTGGGGCTGTCGCTCGTCGGTGTTTGGTTCCAccagtctgcctgtgtgtggagcATCTCTTCTGCCTGGCTGGTGGGAAGGTTTCTTACTCAGCTCTGACACACCACAGCGTCTGTTGTAAACAGGCATGCCACCTCACACTGACCTACAAAAGACCAGTCCCACTGCACCACTAACCCACTTAGAAAGCTTCCTCCACATCTGGCTTCAAACCTGAAGGTGTGACTGTGTTAGCTCTTTGAACTGAAGTCTGCACGACCTGTTGCTCAACCTTTTCATAAAACAGATCAAGTTGCAGATGTTTGTGTCGGTTTTCAAGTATTGGATCTTAATATTTGCCCACAAGTCTGTGGAGAAAAAAATCTAGAAATACTGACAAGCATTCAGTCAGTGAGGGAGAATCCCACTGTCAGCTCCTTGAGTTTGACAAAAGTGGAGAGACATCCTGGGTGACAGCTGGAACATGGAGAGCTCGCCTCGTCAACCAAACCAGACAGTTCCTGTTCCGGACAGTATCTgtgttttattttctattttttctATATCTTTATTTGGTCTACCAGGCTATCTTTACAGCTGGATCAGGGGAAACCTGAACGTTTAAGTATTGCCTTGTAGTTGTGATTCCAATCCTGACCACAGCAGGGTGCTGTCGCCCACCAAAACAGATCTAtggtaaaataatgctttagcACTAGTATGAGAAACTTGGAGGAAACCTAGCCCTAGACTGTgggccttcccccccccccccccccccccccccccccacacacacacacacacacccctaccaccaCAACCCCTTTCCTGTTCCTAAGTAATAGGGTTCTGCTCCAGCCCTAATGTAGCGCATCCAATTCTGATCAGCCCACCGATAAGATGAAATAGGTTAGCCACACCTGGGATTGGAATTTTAAAAACATACATAGGAGGTTAGCTCTCCAGCTGCAGAGTTAAAGAGCCTGCTCATGTACTACTGTACAAAGTTCACATACGAAACACATACAACAGATATGTTCATGAGGTAAACTGACACTAAAGCAACACCTTGGTCTTCAGTCATCCAATCTAGAATAGAATGAGACTACTAAGGAAAGACATCATTCCTCTGGAGTCAACACACCATGCTCATATATGAAGTTCCACGAGGGATGGAAGAGCAGCAGTTGCCTGATGGTATTTACATACAGTGGGAATCTAACCttagcctctctttctcccaaagCCAGAGTCACTACAATTCAACCTGACAGACTATGTGGCAGTctgatatttatttatttctcctCAGGGCACCAACAAGGTTCTACTGTACTGACTGTACTGTACGTACTATACTGTACTCaaatctcctccactccacactCCTCTATTCTACTCTGCTCTTAACATCATGCATAGTTTTCTCATGCCAGGACGATAGAGCAGGTTGTAGTTCAAACACTGCTTCAACACCACACCATGCTCAAATATGCACTGAAGGTGCTAGCTGCGCAGGGACAGATAGCTGTCAACTGTATCTTATCAAATATAATCAAAACATGAATGAGAAATCGACAAAGtgttgattgagtgtgtgtgcgcgtgtgtgtgtatcaaaaaCATATAGAGCAgtgaacacacacctcccctagGTTAATCTGTAACCCTTTAAGCCTTTGTCGTCTTGGTTCCAGGCTAACACAAGCCCATGGTACCTATGGAGGTTCCCACCCTATGCCTGTGCTCACAATCATCTTGTCAACCTTGCTCAATTACGCTGGAGTGACAGAGCATTGAGATCCATAACCATGCTCCCATTATCTCTCTGGAAAGTTTACAATCCCCCAGGCTCGCCTGCATCCCACAGCCTCGCAGTACAGACCAGTTTCTACAAAGAGGACTGTGCTGTGTCTCACCCACCCCGCTCTACATGTGACTCGCTCAGGGCCCTGAACCTCGTAAAGCAATTAAATGTTCCCATGTCACATGTTTACAATGAACAACTGAATGAGAGTAAGACTTTAGATATGCAACTAGGCCAACTGTGTGTGCTACACAACGTATGGATGATGTAAGCAATGTTCTATCAGAGAGGTTCCCAAACGCTGTTCCTTATTATTGGTATTATAATTGCAGCTTGATACACTTAAACCAAACTGATTACGACAACAATGTAGACAAACCAAACCAAAGACATGGAGGCCTGTGTATTTCTTTCAAGAATGAGTGGGTGTATGCTGCATAATTtgttggaaaaaaaaagaaaaagaacaagTGTTTATATTTCCTTTATACGGTACAAAAGTAGACACCTACAGGAAACAGTAATTGAGGGTAACTGGCTGCAGTAGCCTCGCAGGGTTGATAAAGTGTCCAGGCGGTGCTGATTTGAACTGACAGCTCCCAGAGATGCCTGTCAGAGGTACAGGATTATTACGTAACAGCCGCACAGTATGTCCATCTTCAGACTGGCAGCAGACCTGTTAGCACTGGCTGACGCTTATACTAACCCCCTGTACAGCTGACTGATTAAAAGTTTCTGCTCTGCATCaagttgactgactgactggcccaGCCTGGGAACTGGAGGATATGTGGTGCCCCTACCTGTCGGTCTGATCTaatctcacctgtctgtctgttctgctctcacctgcctgtttgtcttgaacctgtctgtctgagctcTGCTCCTACCGATTTTACATCACAGCATTTGTGATgtacctacctgtctgtctcacctgtaCAGTACCTCTGCTGCACCTTCCTGCATGATGAGAACGCCTTATCCTAACCTCCTACCATTACAACATGTCTATATTGTGTTGTATTtgtaataaacatttacatttagtcatttagcaaacgctcttatccagagccacagGTGACCTGGCCAATCCTGCACAGTGGACAAAAAGTACATTGAAGGAACATCATCCAATCTTGACAAGTACAGTTTGTTCCTAAAGCTACAGTTAGTCTAGTAGCATTGACCCCGGTTTGACAAGAACTCTTGATTTAGCTTCCTCTAAAGCCCCAGCAGCCATCTCAAAGTAACAGCCATCATCCAAAACGCACCTCACCACAATCTGTGCACGTCATCAACAGGTTGAACTGCATGCCGGCACTAAGGAGTTTCTTGACTTTCAGGAGGTGACACTGGCTGTCACTAACACAAGACTCATCAACTGTCTAACACAAGACTCATCAACTGTCTAACACAAGACTCATCAACTGTCTAACACAAGACTCATCAACTGTCTAACACAAGACTCATCAACTGTCTTGTCGTTCCAAAGTGGGAGGAAGGAacggagagaaacaaagagacaaagagagagagagagagagaggtgggtttCTCAAAGGGCACCGCATGTCACCAGTGTCACCAGCTATTAGACTACAGGACACCCACACAGTAGTTTTTTCCCATCTTGCctttctgtctttttgtctcactATATaagtgtctgtcttcctgtgtaCCTGCCCATTGTCCTCCTGttcttcctccatccatccctgtcaccctccatccttcttctctctctccattattCCCTCCCTATATACCCCCCACCCATCCCTGATGTGTGTGAGTCATCTCTGGTCTTCTGATGTGCATCAGTTAGAGACCAGAAACTAAAAATATCCCTGTGATTCACACCAGACAACTTACCACACATCTGTTGTCTAATCTCAGTCACTTCACCACTTgtgaagcatgtgtgtgtgcttgtgtgagtgtgtacgggaatgtgtgtgttattgatACTATCTGGCTACTCACCTAGCTAAACAATCTTATCTCAGATGTATCTGACAAGACAACATTCAAATTTAACCACACAGCTGCCCCCCCAATTCCCCTGCGAAAATCATGAACCTGCCTGAGTTTATCTGCAGCTTAAAGAACTGTGTATCCAGGCACGGTAACAAGGTgtatttaatgtgtgtgtgtgactgtgtgagtgagtgtgtgtgtgtgggtgggtgtgtgtgtgtgtgcatgctgtacGCGTTgacgcatgtgtttgtgtttagggtGACACACCAGTCAGCGCTGCTAGAGCTTAACTGTGAATGagaggagacaaagaaagaaaagaaagatgaGGATTAACTGAACAGAAGCTGCTCACCGGAGCAGATGTGGAGTCGGAATTGTACATTCTCTGAATGCTGTTTCTCTGTCCTGCTGTGGTCGTCCAGGGCTGGCCAGAAGCACTCTGAAGAACTGTCtagactgcagacagacacataggtCCAACACACAGTGTGAGGTGCAATTGATTTAGATCTGGCTTCAATGGCACTTCTTAAAACTATACCTCTCTCACCGCGAACCGTGACCATCAGGGAGCTGAACCAACCGCACTCCAAGTACTAGAAATAGTTGTGTGTCTGGAGAGATCTTCTGAGGGTTGGCAGGCTGAAACCAACAGAAAGCTGGCTGAAACCAGAACTACATTCCGGGCATGAAAAGGCCCTGGGGGAACTAACCACCACCCTCATCAGAGCGAAGACTCATCTCTACTTTgttttactctactctgctgggttctactctactctgctctatgcTCCAATATATTCTACTCTGTAGACTCTCTGCGCAAATCTACTCTACTCTATTCTTCACTCTGCCATGTTCTGCTCTACTTTCCTGTACTCTGTTCTCCACAATCTGCAGTTGGTGGCAATTCTTTAATGTAGCTGCTGTGATTTATTACATAAAGTACTATAATTAGCCTACCTTTGTTGCACTCTACTCAGTATTGTACCGTACTCAACACTGAAAGACATAGTAAACACACTGACATTCGTCAGAACAAAGCCAGGTTGAGCTCCAGCTTCGGCCTGCCCAGCTCAGACAAAGACTTCTAAATCCAGATTAGTGTTACTGCACTTGGCCTGTTCCTGTTTGTCAACTCTGGAGCTTCCATacacccgcgcacacacacacactcacatacacaaacacacatacacgcacacaaacaaacatagacacacacccctAGAACCCCCTGGAGCTAAGACGGGAAGCCTGTCTACGGACCCTGTATCCTGAAGATAACGGATCGCAAGGTCACCGTTTTTTTGGTTGCATGTCACCGTAATAACTTACAGTAGGAAGGTTCTGTCATCAGCTGTGAAGTGTAGGGGAGGACGCATACGTgtgctctgctgctctgctctcagcTCCCGTTGACACGAGAAGACTGAAGCAACTGTAGTCCGACAGCCTGAGTGGTCTGTCCCCTGGTCTCTGAAAGGCCAGAAGAAAAGCTCAAAGGCTGTGAACTGACCCACactccacctgcacacacttGGGCTTAAAGTGTCCTCCTCTTTCAGTAGTCTACTGGTCAATTCTGTTATTGTAATACACGGCTCATACATGAGTTGACGGGTAAGAGCTCAGTACAGTCTTTGTACATATCTGGCAATAGAACTGAGTGAAACCCCATCTAGCTGCATGCCTAGTCCTGGTTACTCAACCTgaagctctctgtctgtctgaatcctTAAGACCGGCTCTCCTCATTTCCAAACAGCTGGTCGTCACCATGGTTGACGACTGACAGCGGTCAGTTCGGAAACACGAGACCGAAGGGGATAGAGTTACCCAGCATGCCCTACAAACGGATAGGAGAAGCACTGTTACCCGGCCTCCATGGTAACGGTCAGTTGGAGCATGGGTGTCTTTACCTTCCCTGTGTCTTTAAATCTGTAGGAGTATTGAGACACACCCACAATAACCTGCTTTTCCCTAGTAACATTCAGTCAAACACAGGGAGTCACTGCTGTGGTAACAGACAGTGAAACTGGTCAAAGTTTCCTAATATCTAATCTTCCAGACTGGCAGGCTGGTGACCCAGAATCTGGCTTCATCAGCAAACTGTTCTGGGTCACTGAAAATACCTGCCTTCAATTCCCCCTTGTATTAAACCAGGAAGTAGGATGAAGCAGGTGTTATGGTCTTTCTTCTACTGAACCAGGAAGAAAGATCACCATCAACTGTTCCTGTAATTTCAAAAATGGCAAAGCATCTATGATAAAGAGCTACTGTATCTAGTATCTGTATCTGTGTCTGGTTGGACAAAAGCCACTGTGACTTGTCAACCATGAAAATGTTATTTCTGGGGCGTCCTGGTGGCTCACCGGGTAAAAACGCACAGCAGCAAACCAGGTTCGCTTCCAGCCCGGGGCCATTGGCAGCAAATCATCCCCTCTCTCACgcctttcctgtttctctcaaACTGTCACTGTTATTAATAAAGCAGAAATCCCCCAAAATATATATCTTAGAAAAGAAAATGTTGCTGCTGTAGCTTGTAGATGAGAGCTAAAGTAATGTAGTTCTAAGATGAAACTTACTAGCACAGCATTTAGTATTCAGCGTAGGTAGACCTGCACCATACCACATACATCATTCGGtcccaatcaagcatctttatTGCATTATTGTACTGTACACTAGTAACTGTTAACAGCTTGGTGTATCTTTTGTAACAGTAACATACTCACATTTAACAGAAACAACATTAAgataaagacaaaaaaaatctCACCTAGTATTCTCCGtctatgtacagtacatacacaagcTAAGGTTCACATTTTGTGTAGaaaataaatgacaatgtaCTGAGATGAGCTTTGTCCCCACAGTGTTGCTAAGCCCTACATAATTCACGTCATTAATTACCTGGACCATAGACAATGGttatttgaaaataaaaatatattatattcGTTATTGTATATTCTTATATCAGAATATATGTAAATAATCCCCCTGTACATCACTATTGTGATTCTAAATCactgatgagtgtgtgttgatgacATAGTATCATTTGATATATATACCTGCATTTGATTTTATAAGAGTGTGGAATCAGGCCACACAGGCATGAAACACAGCCTTTAAACTTGTGTGTTTGGTCaaaattaaacaacataaatTCAGCAAATAAAGATGGTATAGTGTATGGTAAAGAATGGCGATACACTGGAATGCAATGATCTTGGTCTGAAAACTTTTGAGTTGATACTGTCAGGGTCATAACAGACATGACTATTAATGTTGTGCACCACCACAACAAGCGGTTTGGAAGACTACTCCTGATCGAAATGAACTTTCCTACTATGTCACCGGCATTTCATAGTATCACcaaagctttaaaaaaaatggctACACAGCTCGGAAACTGAGGAATGTAAAAACGACACACAGACTTTATCGTTCTAAAGGTAGAAGAGACAAGGCTAACAGGCCTGTCTGTCATACCTACAGCTTAAAAGGCAAGAAAATGCAGGCACATTCTGTACTGTGTACCTTTCCATGTCCTGTTCTATCACACCCTGTGGGATGGGCTGGGACAGTAAAAGCACAGTTCACAATTTTTAATTACCCGCTACAAACCCTCAGAACAGACACTGGAGGGGACACAGGTGTGAAGTAAGGAACGATGGTGGGAGATGTTTAGGgtgcacccacacccacaccttcCCATAGCACCGACTCAGGCTCCATCTGCAGGTTTAACCAGCCCTGAAcgtagaaccacacacacacacacaacaaggtcTCTCTCAGTTGTTGTTCTTCAGCTCGAAGCGGCTGTACACATGCTTGGACTTCATCTGGTTGTAGTGGTTGACCAAGTCCAGTTTGCTGTGGCCCAGGGTCATCCGGTTTTTGTCCTGCCTGTTTATGATGCCcacgggggagagggggggaggggggctctgCTGGCTCTCTGGCTCTGTCTGAGACAGGTCTGGCCCCCCCCAGGCTGTGCTGAGGGGTGGGGACCTGTGGAATGTGTAGGAGTCCTTCTCCTTGGTGGGGGACATGAAGAGGTCAGTGAGTTTGTTGAGGAGAGGGTTGGACGGGGCTCTTTTGTTAGGGGTGAGTTTGTTTTCGACCACAGGGGACTGCTGTGCATGGGACGTGTAGACCGGGCTAGGGCTGGTTTGGAAAAGCTTGTGGTCATACAGACCTAGCGCCTGGAACTTTGACGTGGTCCCTCCAACTGTCGGACGCATGAAGTCTGGAGTTTTGGATTTTGTCCAGTCAATCCCTTTCAATTGGCCAATCCCGGGCGCAGGGCGTTCAGGAGCCGGGTTGTGATTGGCTCCGTTGATTCGGGTGCCAGGAGGGCTGGGATTCTGCCCGcctccgctccctccccccctcctctcgggGCTCAGGTGTGCCTTTGTCGCCTCCTTCTCGTGACCTTGGGTGACCTTGTACACGGTTGGTGCCATCCCGGGCGCTGCCTTCACGCTGGACATGCTGCTGCTGGACTGGCTGCTGGAGTTCTCTGAAGACAACCTCTCCCGTTCCCTCGACCTATCTGGGAGGAAGTCCATACCCATGCCTGGGAAGGTCATGGCGGGGTAGGCGGGGAAGCTGGGAAGGCCCTCATCCTCGGGGTTGTGGAAACAGTCTATGATCTGGGAGTCTGCATACAGGCAACGGAACTCCCGGTCAAAGCTGTCAGTGATGTGGCCTGAGAAGTGCATCATCATGTTGCTGTGGACCTGGGCGGAGAGCCACGTGAAGCTGCAGgaagacaggaaacaggaagacaggaaacaggaagtggtcagcAACAGGAAAAAAAACTCAATCACATTAGCTAAATATTTAGGACAACGTAGACCCTGTGGCACAAATAGATATCTCTCTAACAAATGACATACACAGTAGTTTCAGTGTTCTATTTACTACACAGCCAAATGCACAAGATACCAGTACTTGGAGGGACAACTTTAAACCTGTAAAACCGTCTACAGGAAAGTGCCCAATTAGCTTAGCCGTCTTGATACTGGTCAACTCTCTAATCTGAATAGGAAACATACAGGTGTGGTGTTAGAGCTTCCTGGATAAACTCTGTCATGGTGGTGAATCACCAACAGCTTATCTGCTTTGGGCTGACAAGGAGACCTAGgctcgatacacacacacacacacacacacacacacacacacacacacggcacatacatacagtacacgcacacgcatacacaccgcAACATTTTGCACATGtaaagtacacaaacacacacagacacacacacacacacagactattgTGTGAGCAAGTTCACTCCAACAGCCAAAGGAAAAAAGACCAGGGCTAGTTTAAATACCATTCGACTAACCAGAACTACTTTGGTCCAGAGTTTAGCACACTGATAACTTGTGGATTGGCACGCAAGTGGGATTTTAGTTTCCAGCTGTGTCAAAAACTGTGAGTCAGGCTTTTACAGAGTGTTAAGTAATCATTGTTAAGGCACGCAATACGAGCATTTGATAATCAGATTAGCTCCCTTACCACTGGGATCATATAACCATCATGCCTTTATGTGTTTTGTAGACAACTACTACAATTCCCTCAATGTTTGTGGATCTGTTTTCTTAAGAAGCCCTGGAACACAGTTACTAGGAAGTGGGTTTTGTATGAGTGCACTTCCTGGTCTCGTTATTGTTAATCTTTCGCAAGAAAAACATTAAATGACATTTGAGAGTCAAATATTTATTGCCGCTCGCCTTAAGCATACTTTGGCACACCATCACCAGCCAGAGAAGTATGCTTGAGCACTGAGCCTTGTCAGCCCTGCCCACCCTTCctaccgcccacacacacaccatcacatccCTGGCTGGCAGGTGAAACACGTTCTGCTCATGATCACAGTAACCTCCGCTAAAACCTGGTCTAGTACTGAACGGTAACACAGAGCTGGAACGATACAAGGGCAGATAAAACAGAGAGTGTTTGATCTAGCTTGGGTCAGGTTCATCGACACTATAAGCAAAAGGGTGGCATATAGAACCATCTGGAACAAAAGAAGAACAGACAAGAATCAGCTCAGGAAGGAGCTGTTTGCTATCTATACAGTGTTATAGAACAGGGTTAGGTTTGGTAACAGAAGAGACCACAGTCTAGAGGGTTCCTGATAAACCCTCACTTTATAGGTCAGGCAAACCCTTCAGCAAACAGGTCTCCAAACAGGGCTATAGTGTAGTATAGCAGAGATTGTAGGACGTACACACATGGTCTTCAGCTCTCTCTAGACCCCACTAAGCTGTTAGAATCCCTAAGGGCTTCACAAGACCATGTTTGTGCAGCAGTTCCAATCACACCTTTATTACACTAGCACTGCATGCTTCC
The window above is part of the Osmerus mordax isolate fOsmMor3 chromosome 1, fOsmMor3.pri, whole genome shotgun sequence genome. Proteins encoded here:
- the fam83c gene encoding protein FAM83C, whose amino-acid sequence is MLNTDQLRPAQSGRKPLGKLATRLEEVKNPWRQGSILELSHNEAARLATDALLESGEKDYRRVLTQERELNFLSPLEIRYITENVAKNCPTDSCSNGSIDRDFGEGDAVSELTSGTYFPMMSDEEPPMLELGWPEQPLRYGPSETQIYFQRDKSHNIKDIIRSLINKAKKVIALVMDLFTDVDLLCDLMEASSKRKVPVYILLDEKNLDYFVDMCSALDIQNSHLGNMRVRTVCGDTYCTKSGKKFTGQVQEKFMIIDCEEVIAGSYSFTWLSAQVHSNMMMHFSGHITDSFDREFRCLYADSQIIDCFHNPEDEGLPSFPAYPAMTFPGMGMDFLPDRSRERERLSSENSSSQSSSSMSSVKAAPGMAPTVYKVTQGHEKEATKAHLSPERRGGGSGGGQNPSPPGTRINGANHNPAPERPAPGIGQLKGIDWTKSKTPDFMRPTVGGTTSKFQALGLYDHKLFQTSPSPVYTSHAQQSPVVENKLTPNKRAPSNPLLNKLTDLFMSPTKEKDSYTFHRSPPLSTAWGGPDLSQTEPESQQSPPPPLSPVGIINRQDKNRMTLGHSKLDLVNHYNQMKSKHVYSRFELKNNN